One Callithrix jacchus isolate 240 chromosome 4, calJac240_pri, whole genome shotgun sequence genomic window, TAAGAAATTACTCAGATCTAACTGAGTGCTTAAGCCGCCAACAGTTATGCTATTTATTTGTGTCTGTAAGTTTGTACATAGTAATGCCAGCCTTGTTGCTGAATTTtttatttgggggtggggggcttagtttgaattttgttttatttgaaatgcTTCAGTTGTCATTTTGTCATTGCATTTCAAATAGCTCATGATCCTTTTCTTGTGGTCACTTTAGCACACTATAGTAGCCCACAAAGTGGGGGCAGGGTATTGACGttcagattttttctttgttactagttcttttattcatttttatttgtaactcTAGTGATGACTTCACAGATGCagagtgaatggataaatgaataattgGTTTAATGCCTAGTTATGCCActtgagtgcttttttttttgcaggataatattaagtgtatatattttaactgCACTGATACATTGAACATGTCAGTGTCTATACCACTGGACCAACAGAGCATTTTGTGGCTATAGGGTGCCTGGTAATAATGTCTTGATTCTTCTTTGGGACTCAACTATATCGAAGGTTTTTTCCCCTAGCAGTACGGGGGGTACAGGGGATCGATCATTGATGTCATtgcaattgttatttttaaaataaatgtataaaaacaccaaaaagtaATTTGACTTTTGAGGAATCTGCAACTCCTAGGTTCTAGGTTGTGTTTCCAATGCTGAAATTGCGATCTCCACCGACAAGATATGTCTGCATGCGGATGGTGTCACTGTAGGCAGTGTCAAACTTGTAATGTTTGGGCCTCTTGGCTTTTATCTCCCCTTAATTTCTTTCCCTGGCCCTTCCATTTTCTGTCACCTGCAGGCTGATCATACATTTGATGCTACTACTGTTTATCAAAATGTGATAAAGTAATTCCATGAGGAAAAATAGCCCTTATCACAGAAGCAGGCTTGATTAGGTACTGTAGAATTTCAGATAGTGAAGATGTACTTTTTAGAATTTGTTATATTTCCCCAACACAAAAACACTTTTCTGATGGTTAAAAATCCACAGCATGCTCACCTTGTTACTACCAGGAATCTCTAAGCAACAAAGACTAGACGCCTCCAGTATGCCATTATCACACACAAGAGACAAACAGCCCAGGGGAAGCATTCGTGATGAAACCAGTAGACCTGCCCTGGCAGCTAAAAGAGGAGAAAATCCTTGACAATGAAGGAAAGGGACTAACAGTATTCGATAGCTTTAGTCAAACTgtacttaagaaaaaaacagtttgcCTTAGATTTATGCCAATAGAACTTGCCCTTACCAAATTCAGAGATGACCCAAGATTCTACTTTGGTATGGAGTAAAGACTTAAGATATGTATCTCATATCAGCAGCTTTATCATAGGAGCGTCTTCACCTCCCCTGTTTCCAGGAGATTAGAAAAGACAGCTTTGCTCCTTTGAAAACGCCGACTGCCGCCACCTCCAGTGCCTTCTTCCCGCGGAAGTTGGCCCAGCGAAGGCTGCTGGAAGCTGGTGGGGCGGGGACTGCGGCGGCTTCCGATTGGCATTGCCCCAAGGAAGTCTGTGCGGATTGGTAGGCGGGAGGGCCCCCAGCAGAGCCTGCGATGCGGATTGGCTGCTGTACGGCTGGACCCTGTTTCCGGTTCCTAGACAGGCAATCATGGTGACTGGCGAGCGGCGGCTGAAGGCCCGCTTGGCGGCGCTGCTTCCCGACCTTCTGGTCTTTCGGAAACCGCGGGGATCGGAACCTGAGGTTGCCACGGCCCAGGGCGTCCTCCTAGGCGTCCATGTGACGGGTGAGGGCAAGGGCTGGAACTTTAGTCTCCTGGCCTGCGGGAGAGGAGGCCGTTGGACCTAAGCTGCGACGGTTACAGGCCTGGCCTCCCGCGAGCTAAGGCAGAGTTTAATTTCGTGCGGCGGCTTCCGCGGGAAACTTTGAGGGTCTTCGTTTTAGCGCGGGAGGACGCCTTTTGGGATGAACCAGCTTAGCCCTTGAGTTCGCCTCAAAGATGATGAAATTGAAACTCAGAGAGAGGAGAGGATTTTTACAGGACCACGTGGCGGGCTTTGAACCAGTTTCTCCCACCCCCGAGCATTTTCCATTAAGTGTTGTTTCAGACACTTCTTTTCTTCGTTCATTCAATCTTGGCATCCATAAGCATGTGCCCGCCGTTGTTCTAGGTTGTAGCGATCTAGCAGCCACATCTGAGAGTCgttcatttaaataaatactcTGTGTCGGGGATATGAAGATGGGTAATATCAGGTGCCTGTCTTCACCGTGTGAGTTCTACATGAAGCTTAAATCCATTTCCCTTGTCAGTCGTTCTCTAGCCAGACATGAGGAGGAATTCTGTGGCTTCCCATAGTCCGACAGCCTAAGAGAGTGGAGGAAAGAGCTGGCTCCAGATGAAAAGGGCACTAtctccagctcctggaagcagaGAGGGTGGTCCTCTAGTTTCCCCAGTGGCCCcggcaaccagcctggccatgaatagtttttttttttttttttttttttttgagatggagtttcactcttgttacccaggctggagtgcaatggtgcgatcttggctcacggcaacctccgcctcctgggttcaagcagttctcctgcctcggcctcccgagtagctgggactacaggcatgcatgcgccaccatgcccagctaatttttgtatttttagtagagacggggtttcaccgtgttgaccaggatggtctcgatctcttgacctcgtgatccacccacctcggcctctcaaagtgctggtattacaggcgcgagccaccgcgcccggccgaatagTTTCTAAGTTacaccatgttcatggataaagGAATTACTCAGCTTGAAGGGATCTGTTTCCCTTAGCCAGATGTGTGGGGGCCAAAGAGTTTAGGATTTTCAGTTAACTTGGGGACTTCTGCTTTGTTGGTCAGGGTTTACAGCATTAATGGACAGGTTCAGCCTGATCTGCAAGTCAGAATGTGACATGGACAAACTGGCCTACATCTTCAGTTATTACATTAGTGACATCGTGGAGCATCAGTGATCATTGTAGGGTAACAAGATGTGGTGCTGGGCTCCTGGGGGTTTATAAAAGAAGGGGGCCAGAAGTACTTTAAAACAGGTACCAAAGGGTCATTCATTTAGCAGCATTTGTCTTTGGTTTCTTCAAGTTGCCACTGAAAAGCAAGACCTTTGCCTATTATCTGCCGTTCTACCTAGTTTCACATTCTATTGACTCAATGTTCAAAGGTGGGGAGGGGGAGCTAATTTACTTTGGACATTcgtattttatttcaaaataaagcattCCTTAGGTTGTCTGTTATTATAATAATGTATCTCAAGTGTGTATATAGACATAATTTATTAAACACTTTTTCATTCTGTTATTACATTTTGATCCAGTGAGGAAGGAATAGGAGTTTTCTTATGTTCTGTCATGTATTAAGCTTTTAGATGTTTGTCAAATGTCCGATATCTGGAAAAAAGCTCAATTGTGCAGTACACGTTTTAAGTACCTACTCTGTGATAAGCACTGTAATAGGTGCAGGCGAGGCAAGAACCCACTCTTGAACTTTTTAGTCAGGCTTACCCAACAGAAATTATTCCAACCTTATTATGCGTTTTAGTACTTATGTAACATTCTCTTTGTTTACTGACAGTGCCCTATATGCTTCTGTGCAACATTCTGAGATTCACCAGAGTAGTTACTTTGTGGCATCTCCATTAAGAATTTCATTATTTGGCTCACCCCTTATCCTTAAGGAACACATATGAAAggtcttttgctttttctcatcAGGTTTGGATGAAGGGGAAGATAAAAATTCTACATTGTGTATGTACTCTAATACCAGCAACTGCTGGGTACTAGAAATACAGGGGAAAGTAAGACAGAGtatctgccctcatggagtttccACTTTAGTGGGACAGACAATAAACACATTAATTGTAGCTTATACATTCTATTAAGGAAATAAACATAGTATAGCGGTAAAAAGAAACCGCAAAATAATTTTAGGGTAGGGGAGTGTATGAGACAGGGTGGTCATAGGAAGCTCCTCTGAGGAgggattattattactattattttattatttttgagacagtctcactctgtcgccaggcgccagactggaatgcagtggcacaatttcagctcactgcaacctccgcctcccgggttcaaacagttctcctgcctcagcctcccgagtagctgggactacaggtgcatgccaccatgcccagctaatttttgtatttttagtagagatggggtttcaccatgttggccaggatggtctcgatctcttgacctcgtgatccgcctgcctcggcctcccaaagtgctgggattacagacttgagccactgtgcccggccaagcaGGTATTATTCAAGCTGACACATGAAGGATGAGGGGAATAGCTTGTGAAGAGCTAGGAGTAAAGCATTTCAGGCAAATTACTAAGTGCAAAGATTCTGAGACAGGAAAGAGCTTGGCCTGCTCTAGGAACTAACAGAAAGCCAGTGCAGCCAAAGCATAGCTGGCAGGATGAAGAGTGGTTTGAGTCAAGGTTGGGAGAAGGTAGCTGTGAGATCACCAAGCTCTGTAGTCCATAGTAAAGAGttgaattatatatttctttataaatgaaaacTGGAAAGGTCTAGCAGGAGAGTCGTATGATCTGATTAACACTTTAAAGCTGATTTTGGCTACCTTGTGGAGATTGAATGCTGGTGGAGAGTGAATAGTAAGaatagaagctggaagaggcaattGTTCTGGAAAGATGAAGAAGATTTGGTGtaatgcagtggttctcaacctcaGCTGTGGTTGCCTGAGGAgctttttaattgtctttttaaaactttttaaaagtatttatttattcatttatttagagacgaagtctcactctgttgtgcaggctggagtgcagtggtgtgatctcagctcaccacaacctccgcctcccaagttcaagcgattcctgcctcagcctcctaagtagctggcattacaggtgcacaccaccacacccggctaatttttgtacttttagtagagacggggtttcaccacattggtcaggctggtctcgaactcctgaccttgtgtccacctgcctcagcctcccaaagtgctaggattacaggtatgccaccatgcctggccttttttttggcGGGGTGGGGGGACTAGGGTCTCAGTACGTTGCTCAGGTTTGTCTTGACTCTTGAGTTTAAaaggttcttctgcctcaacctctcaaatagctgggactacaggtactgtACCACCTTGCCTAACTAAAAATCTTAATACTGAGCTTCACCCCAGGCcatttaaatcagaatttctttaGGTCGGCCCAGGAATAAgacattttaaagtttcataGGCAATTCCAATGTGCAGTCAAGACTGGAAATTGTTGGTGTAGAGGTATGGCAGTGGAGCTGCTTGGGGTAGCTTAACCTAAAATATATCTTACAGGTTCAACAGACAGGAGTTGCTAATAGATTGAATTTCAGTGGGAAATGGTAAGAAAAGGACTTAGTTTTTGTGGCTTTCATAAATGAATTGTCATTTACCAAGACAGAAAAGACTGAACATTGAGAGAGAAAATCAAGAGTTCTGTTTTGAGTATGTTGAGTTTGAGATGCCAATAAGTCATTCAGGTGAAGAATGACTCCATTTAAGTGGAAAATTCAGCTATGATGGAGCCTGGAGCTCAGAGAAAAGATCTCTGTTAGAGATGAAACTGTGAGTTGATGGCATAAAGTAGGACTTAAAGAACCAATTGAGTTCATGTTGGGAGAccttaaataaagagaaagagccTTTGGCTGAGGCTTGAGGAACTCCAGGGGAGGGTTATGATGAGGGAGAAAGAACCTACAAGAGAGACTGCAAAGCAGCCAGTGAGGTAAGGTACTATGATGACCCTGAAGCCAAAGGAGAGGTATTGTCTCTAGAAGAAAGCTGCGGCTAGCTGGGTTGAAAATGACAGCTGTCAAGTACAATGAGGTCAGAAAAGTATTGAATCTAGCAAGACTTGCTCTTGATGAGCTTGATAATTtgaagtggtggtggtggaagtTAGATTGGAGTAATCTGAGAAAAATAATGgcagagaaaacatttaaaaggaagAGTAAATGGGAGGTGAGGAAAGTACATATTGCCAACTTTTTTGAGATTGGGGGTTTTGTTTGCTTATGAATGTAGCAGGAAAAACAAATGGAGCTAATAGGCAGAAGGGAAGGTAGAACCAAGAATATGTggattatttttgtgtgttttggtttcattttctaaGCTACTGATGGGAATGTTTCAGTAGAGAGATTAGGAATGGTGTGAAGTTCTCGAGAAGGTAAGAGGGAACAAGATTCCTATCAAATAATGGCGTGACTTGGAAGAGAACAGGAATACTTCCATTTTAGAAAAGATGTATGTAGGTACAGATGGACTTAggggagaaaatgaaaagtagGAAGAAGGAGCCCGAGTCTTGGAGTGAACAAATGGACAAGAAAGACATGAGGATAAACTCAGTAGGCCATTCTTTTGACCATAGATGATTCTGCCATGATCTGATTTATATCTGACTTTGAAgcattttcctctctcttccttgcttTATTTCAGATATGCTCTGTTTTGGAGGGGATATCCTAAATATCAcaggtatttttctgtttttctgaatacTTAAAAGACTGAGTGAGGAGGACTGTATTTAGGTGGAATTTGGCATATTTGTTTATTCAGCATTGTTTGATTAATAGGCACTGGACCCTGGGGATACAAAGATGAGGAAGACATAGTCTCTGCCTCAAAGGATTCTCTAGTCTAATAGAAAAGCTTTGCCCAAATCAAGCTCTCACatgctttacatttttgtttagaTTGAAGGACAGGAAAATAAGTGTATATGAAGCATTCTTGAGAAAACTAATGAGAAACTTGGCCATTAGTAGCAGAAGCTAAGCATGAGATGGGGAGGAGTCAAGCATGTCATATCAGGAGAACTCAGGATCACTAACAGCTGTGTTCCCCATAGTTGGCCTGTCTTCtcatttaaacataataaaaccAGCCATAAAATTAGATACGAAGTCACTGCATTGGTTTAAAGgacatatgttaaaaaaaaaaaagacaagaaaaagaaaaaaatagatacgAACTTGAATCCACCTTTTATGAACCTTTTGCTAGTACCTCTCCTCCCCTGTTTGGTAAGGAAAATTACCAAAAATATCCTTAGGACCATTTCAACTTCTACCTATGTAATGAATGATTTTGAGGATCTGAAGCAGTATTTTAACCTAGCATAATATGTATACAGCAAAGAAACCGTGCCTGATAACTTACATGATACCCACACTGGGTCACGTTGATCTTCTGCATTATTGAGGACTTTACCCTAGACCAAGTAAGTCTAGATATTTGGTCCCCATCAACTGATCCTGTATCTCTGCAGGGAACGTGCTTCTGGCACTCTGGAGAGTAGAACAAAACCAACTGAGTGACATCATTACCTTGGTGGCAAAATGCAGTCTGGAGATACAGGAGAAATTTGGGATCTGTCATACCAGAGAAGGCCAGGACCTGCAGTTAAAGTGAAGGTAGTACCTCCTAAAAAAGTGATCCAGTTGGTAGGGGGCAGAGGGGAGAATTCACTATAAAAACCTCAAAAGATAAATGATAAAccgggaaaaaatatttgcaattcataTAAACAAAGGGTAAATTGCTCTACTAGGGAAAGAGCACCTAGAAATCAAGAAAAGAATAATACTATGTAAGAGAAAAATGGTCAAAGGACATGAGTAAATTATATATAGGCAACGAAATGCATGTATTTTAGCATGTGAAAAGATGATCAACATTCATAATAAGAAAAATGCCAATTGGAAGTACATTGACTACCTGTCTTACCTATAGATAGGCAAAAGTTCAGATGCTGGACAACATACTCTTTGAAAGTCTGTGAGGAATGAGCTTTTTCATACTGTGAGTGAACAATGGTATAAGGGTGATTTGGCaatctttattatatttatttttattgtttttattattgtttatgtcaacaaaaaataaaccatatatatattaaaaagtcttGTTTTCGCTTACATACCACCTATACTATTGACTCTTACAAGTACATTATTCCTTAACCTGTCAATCCTGGACATTTATCCTATAGGTATACCTGCACACATCTGAAATGTTGCATATGTAAGGTTATTGATTGTAATAcggtttgtaatttttaaaaaattgaaaacaattcaTCTATAGGAAACTGGTtaagtaaaaaatatgtatattcaatAAGATTAtctgcaacttttaaaaaataagatgtctTGATATGGCCATATCTCCAAGATACAGTAAGTGAAAAAAAGTAAGATGCAAAACAGCATGTTTAGTATGCTACCATTTGTGTATGgaggaaaaataagaatttaaaaaatttgtttatatcTGTATAAAGAAACAGTGGGAAAATATATGAGAAATCAATAATATTACTAATATCAGGAAAATAGTAAAGATGTGCATGTAGGTGGAagctagattttaaaatatactttaatatagTTTACTTTTTGAACTATGTTATTGCTTGACAtaatcaaaaatataatacaatataataaaaatttaaaagctgcaTATAGAGGCCAAAGTTTCACCAATGGCAGAGTCCGGATTGGAGGGGAAACTCAATACACAAAGCTACTTCACAAGTGTTCAGAAACGTCTTTTAAGGGCAAAAGTTGGCTACAGCTATTATGTTTTGAGGAGCAGTGATAAAGAATTATATTCTATGTTATATGGCATCTCTTTTGTCCTGCCATCTTTTTTGcctcttttggtttttgttttattaaggaTAATTGATACTATACATTGGCATATTTATACACTtttgaaaccatcaccacaataaaGATAGTGAACATACTTATCACTCAAAAAGTCTCCTTGTGCCCCTATATACACCCCTTCTTCCACTACTCCCCTCCTCCATCTCCAGACAGACAAAATGTCCATCTCCAGGTGTATTATATAAGAGAAGGAAATATGGTGGAAGCGACCCcaccccctgagacagagtctcgctctgtagcccagactggcatgcagtggcatgatctcagctcactgcaacctctgtctcccgagttcaaatgattctcctgcctcaaccttctgagtagctgggattacagacaccaaccaccacgtccagctaatttttttgtgtgtgtttttgatagaggcggggttttaccacgttggtcagtctggactcaaactcctgacctcgtgatctacctgcctcagcctcccaaagtgttgggattacaggcatgagcctctgcacccagctggaaggtattatttttaaaggttatcTCACCTAAGACTTCTGCAGCTGAGGGCAATAACAAGATTGGCATGATACATAAGGAGCCATGTGGGGATTCCATATCCTTCCTGTTGCATAGTTTCCCAACTGAGTTTGGCTGTTCtccatttatctcattttttctgGATAGGTCTGTCTGCAGGTCGGATTTCCCAGGTTATTGTTGGAGATGAGCGGCAGCAATACCTCTTGGTGATTGGGCGGGATGTAGACGATGTCCAGTTAGCTCAGCGTTTGGCTCAGGCAAATGAGATTGTTTTGTCCTGGAACTGCTGGATGCTCTGCAAGCAGTATATGTTTGAAGTGGAAGTCATGAGGAGGATGAACCTAACCCAGATGAAGGTATAGAAAAAATCTGTTTTCCCACTAGTTGCATTATGATAA contains:
- the LOC100393267 gene encoding uncharacterized protein LOC100393267 isoform X1, producing MVTGERRLKARLAALLPDLLVFRKPRGSEPEVATAQGVLLGVHVTGLSAGRISQVIVGDERQQYLLVIGRDVDDVQLAQRLAQANEIVLSWNCWMLCKQYMFEVEVMRRMNLTQMKNVWKKTFGKKEKHKSPFVSFLCPSKFHTWMTRPDKRRLKHILLKYFRRIMESKICMSRN
- the LOC100393267 gene encoding uncharacterized protein LOC100393267 isoform X4, translated to MVTGERRLKARLAALLPDLLVFRKPRGSEPEVATAQGVLLGVHVTGLSAGRISQVIVGDERQQYLLVIGRDVDDVQLAQRLAQANEIVLSWNCWMLCKQYMFEVEVMRRMNLTQMKTCFHQCHQWTSVLWCGWSSSKT
- the LOC100393267 gene encoding uncharacterized protein LOC100393267 isoform X3, producing the protein MVTGERRLKARLAALLPDLLVFRKPRGSEPEVATAQGVLLGVHVTGLSAGRISQVIVGDERQQYLLVIGRDVDDVQLAQRLAQANEIVLSWNCWMLCKQYMFEVEVMRRMNLTQMKNVWKKTFGKKEKHKSPFVRLWNKPSRPTYVSSELIFWKEI
- the LOC100393267 gene encoding uncharacterized protein LOC100393267 isoform X2, with the protein product MVTGERRLKARLAALLPDLLVFRKPRGSEPEVATAQGVLLGVHVTGLSAGRISQVIVGDERQQYLLVIGRDVDDVQLAQRLAQANEIVLSWNCWMLCKQYMFEVEVMRRMNLTQMKNVWKKTFGKKEKHKSPFVSFLCPSKFHTWMTRPDKRRLKHILLKYFRR